From Azospirillum baldaniorum, the proteins below share one genomic window:
- a CDS encoding flagellar export protein FliJ: protein MSSLKTIIRLQKWKLDEKRRALAELQNLADRLQAEIERLKEEIAAERDTARGNVEYAFTYSNYIQAAMERGKRLTQSMGQVEAQIAVATDEMAEAFQELKRYELAEEERLKREKEKLKRKEANMLDETALVGFRRRQQEESGVES from the coding sequence ATGAGCAGTCTGAAGACCATCATCCGACTCCAGAAGTGGAAGCTCGACGAGAAGCGCCGGGCGCTGGCGGAGTTGCAGAATCTCGCCGACCGGCTCCAGGCCGAGATCGAGCGGCTGAAGGAGGAGATCGCGGCGGAGCGCGACACCGCCCGCGGCAACGTCGAATACGCCTTCACCTACAGCAACTACATCCAGGCGGCGATGGAGCGCGGCAAGCGGCTGACCCAGTCGATGGGGCAGGTGGAGGCCCAGATCGCCGTCGCCACCGACGAGATGGCCGAAGCCTTCCAGGAGCTGAAGCGCTACGAGTTGGCCGAGGAAGAGCGGCTGAAGCGCGAGAAGGAAAAGCTCAAGCGCAAGGAGGCGAACATGCTGGATGAGACCGCTCTGGTCGGTTTCCGCCGCCGCCAGCAGGAGGAGAGCGGCGTCGAATCCTGA
- a CDS encoding GTPase yields the protein MRLKSFHAKSMSEAMRMVRQTLGDDAIIVATREEDGGGVRVTAAVEDDDLLMAQARTAQPTRTARPVVVVEEEPEIDVGEVVADVLHRHGVPAALAEQLIDAAAGLDTDDPALALGAALDSMFTFSPLQDRRGGNKPLILVGPPGSGKTLIVAKLAAQAVFRKRSVGVITTDTVRAGGMEQLAAFTRLMKIKLATVEDPDALAGAFEVSRGADVVLVDTAGRNPYNREDMADLKALLSAGVAEPILVLPAGLDAMEAADIAQSFKALGVRRMLITRLDMARRLGSLLGTAHRSRMAFCNASVSSKVAEGLTPLNPVAFARLMMPAEDKAARNRPKPAAPAKTKAVRSSSRTIP from the coding sequence ATGCGGCTGAAGTCGTTCCACGCCAAGTCCATGTCCGAAGCCATGCGCATGGTCCGCCAGACGCTGGGCGACGATGCCATCATCGTCGCCACGCGCGAGGAGGACGGCGGCGGCGTTCGCGTGACCGCGGCGGTGGAGGACGACGATCTGCTGATGGCGCAGGCGCGCACGGCCCAACCGACCCGGACCGCCCGCCCCGTGGTGGTGGTCGAGGAGGAGCCGGAGATCGATGTGGGCGAGGTGGTGGCCGACGTGCTGCACCGCCACGGCGTGCCCGCGGCCCTGGCCGAGCAGCTGATCGACGCCGCCGCCGGGCTGGACACCGACGACCCCGCGCTGGCGCTGGGCGCCGCCCTCGACTCCATGTTCACCTTCAGCCCGCTGCAGGACCGGCGCGGCGGCAACAAGCCGCTGATCCTGGTCGGCCCGCCGGGCAGCGGCAAGACGCTGATCGTCGCCAAGCTGGCCGCCCAGGCGGTGTTCCGCAAACGCTCGGTCGGCGTGATCACCACCGACACGGTTCGCGCCGGCGGCATGGAACAGTTGGCCGCTTTCACGCGTCTGATGAAAATCAAACTGGCGACGGTGGAAGACCCCGACGCGCTCGCGGGCGCGTTCGAGGTCAGCCGCGGCGCCGACGTCGTCCTGGTGGATACCGCCGGGCGCAACCCCTACAACCGGGAAGACATGGCCGACCTCAAGGCCCTGCTGTCCGCCGGGGTGGCCGAGCCGATCCTCGTGCTCCCCGCCGGGCTGGACGCCATGGAAGCCGCCGACATCGCCCAGTCCTTCAAGGCGCTGGGCGTGCGGCGGATGCTGATCACCCGGCTCGACATGGCGCGGCGGCTGGGCAGCCTGCTCGGCACGGCGCACCGTTCGCGCATGGCCTTCTGCAACGCCAGCGTTTCCTCCAAGGTGGCCGAAGGGCTGACACCGCTGAACCCGGTGGCCTTCGCCCGCCTGATGATGCCCGCCGAGGACAAGGCGGCGCGCAACCGGCCCAAGCCGGCGGCCCCTGCCAAGACCAAAGCCGTTCGTTCTTCGTCGAGGACCATCCCATGA
- the ctrA gene encoding response regulator transcription factor CtrA, with product MRVLLVEDDSSTAKSIELMLQSEGYIVDSTDLGEDGLEIGKLYDYDIIILDLMLPDIDGYEVLRRLRAARVTTPILILSGLSELDHKIKGLGFGADDYLTKPFDKRELIARIQAIVRRSKGHSDSIIRTGRLTVNLDTRTVEVDNQPLHLTGKEYGILELLSLRKGTTLTKEMFLNHLYGGMDEPELKIIDVFVCKLRKKLAAATQGDNYIETVWGRGYVLRDPHEDASPIPRVPHQQAQAAG from the coding sequence ATGAGGGTTCTGCTGGTCGAAGACGACTCCTCCACGGCCAAGAGCATCGAGCTGATGCTCCAGTCGGAAGGCTACATCGTCGACTCTACCGACCTCGGTGAGGATGGGCTCGAAATCGGCAAGCTGTACGATTACGACATCATCATCCTCGATCTGATGCTGCCGGACATCGACGGCTACGAGGTGCTGCGCCGCCTGCGCGCCGCCCGTGTGACCACGCCGATCCTCATTCTTTCCGGCCTGTCGGAACTGGACCACAAGATCAAGGGTCTGGGCTTCGGCGCCGACGACTACCTGACCAAGCCCTTCGACAAGCGCGAGCTGATCGCCCGCATCCAGGCCATCGTCCGCCGCTCCAAGGGCCATTCCGACAGCATCATCCGCACCGGCCGCCTGACCGTGAACCTGGACACCCGCACGGTGGAGGTGGACAACCAGCCGCTCCACCTGACCGGCAAGGAATACGGCATCCTGGAGCTGCTGTCCCTGCGCAAGGGCACGACCCTGACCAAGGAGATGTTCCTGAACCATCTCTATGGCGGCATGGACGAGCCGGAGCTGAAGATCATCGACGTCTTCGTCTGCAAGCTGCGCAAGAAGCTGGCCGCGGCGACCCAGGGCGACAACTACATCGAGACGGTGTGGGGCCGCGGCTATGTGCTGCGCGACCCGCACGAGGACGCGTCCCCGATCCCGCGCGTCCCGCACCAACAGGCCCAGGCGGCCGGCTGA
- a CDS encoding DUF1127 domain-containing protein codes for MSRRALGAVSTDRGMVSLVGARRFAKRALGEVLGMIERHRQRRSLAALDDHLLRDVGLSRTDARREADKAFWQE; via the coding sequence ATGAGCAGGAGAGCGCTGGGCGCCGTTTCCACAGACCGGGGCATGGTGTCTCTCGTCGGCGCGCGGCGGTTTGCCAAGCGGGCGCTCGGGGAGGTGCTGGGAATGATCGAGCGCCACCGGCAGCGTCGCTCCCTGGCGGCGCTGGACGACCATCTGCTGCGCGACGTCGGGTTGAGCCGCACGGACGCCCGCCGCGAAGCCGACAAGGCGTTCTGGCAGGAATGA
- the flhA gene encoding flagellar biosynthesis protein FlhA — protein MALTEHNPGARAGGGNMSALTDMVAVAKGALKRGDIVMAAGIMLIVVGLILPLPPMLLDMMLGLNVTISVLILMVVLFIEKPLELSAYPTILLITTLLRLSLNMASTRLILTQGHEGTAAAGHVIEAFAGFVMGGDFIIGVIVYAILTIVNFKVITAGSGRIAEVAARFTLDAMPGKQMAIDADLSAGMIDETTARAKRKELEDESAFFGSMDGASKFVKGDAVAGLMIMFINIIGGVSLAVLRYDMPIMQALDTFTKLTIGDGLVSQIPALVISISAGFLVSKAGTGGSTDKAVVGQLTNHVSALGLSAGAIGLLALMPGMPMLPFLPVVAAVGAAAWYLPKMRAKKEAEEAEAAAAEAAGMGGPGGGAAPVADEPIATALAIDLIRLELGYGLLSLINQPQAGSHRLTDQIKGLRRQIAGEVGFVMPAVRIQDNLQLPPNAYIIRVKEIEAGRGDIRPNMLLVMDPRGEAMSLPGEQTVEPTFGLPAIWIEPGYREEALFKGYTVVDPSTVITTHLTELIKDNMPELLSFTETQKLLDELDKEHQKLIADVVPAQITVGGLQRVLQNLLAERVSVRDLATILEGVSEAASQTRSITQITEHVRTRLARQICDANINEMGVIPLVTLSPEWEQAFAESLVGDGDDRQLTMAPSRLQQFITSVRQTFERHAMMGETPVLLTSPLIRPFVRSIVERFRPATVVMSQNEIHPKARIKTLGQI, from the coding sequence ATGGCACTGACCGAACACAATCCGGGGGCACGCGCGGGCGGCGGCAACATGTCGGCGCTGACCGACATGGTGGCCGTCGCCAAGGGGGCGCTGAAGCGCGGCGACATCGTGATGGCGGCCGGCATCATGCTGATCGTCGTCGGGCTGATCCTGCCGCTGCCGCCGATGCTGCTCGACATGATGCTCGGGCTGAACGTCACCATCTCGGTCCTGATCCTGATGGTGGTGCTGTTCATCGAGAAGCCGCTGGAGCTGTCGGCCTACCCGACGATCCTGCTCATCACGACGCTGCTGCGCCTGTCGCTGAACATGGCCTCCACCCGCCTGATCCTGACGCAGGGTCACGAGGGCACGGCGGCGGCGGGCCATGTGATCGAGGCCTTCGCCGGCTTCGTCATGGGCGGCGACTTCATCATCGGCGTGATCGTCTACGCGATCCTGACGATCGTGAACTTCAAGGTCATCACCGCGGGTTCGGGCCGCATCGCCGAAGTGGCGGCGCGCTTCACCCTGGACGCCATGCCCGGCAAGCAGATGGCCATCGACGCCGACCTGTCCGCCGGCATGATCGACGAGACCACCGCCCGCGCCAAGCGCAAGGAGCTGGAGGACGAAAGCGCCTTCTTCGGCTCCATGGACGGTGCGTCGAAGTTCGTGAAGGGCGACGCCGTCGCCGGCCTGATGATCATGTTCATCAACATCATCGGCGGCGTGTCGCTGGCGGTCCTGCGCTACGACATGCCGATCATGCAGGCGCTGGACACCTTCACCAAGCTGACCATCGGCGACGGCCTCGTCTCGCAGATCCCGGCGCTGGTCATCTCCATCTCCGCCGGCTTCCTGGTGTCGAAGGCCGGCACCGGCGGTTCCACCGACAAGGCGGTGGTCGGGCAGCTCACCAACCATGTCAGCGCGCTCGGCCTGTCGGCGGGCGCCATCGGCCTGCTCGCCCTGATGCCGGGCATGCCGATGCTGCCCTTCCTGCCGGTGGTCGCCGCCGTCGGGGCCGCCGCCTGGTATCTGCCGAAGATGCGCGCGAAGAAGGAGGCGGAGGAGGCGGAGGCCGCCGCCGCCGAGGCCGCGGGCATGGGCGGGCCGGGCGGCGGGGCCGCCCCGGTGGCCGACGAGCCGATCGCCACGGCGCTGGCCATCGACCTGATCCGGCTGGAGCTGGGTTACGGCCTGCTGTCGCTGATCAACCAGCCGCAGGCGGGCAGCCACCGGCTGACCGACCAGATCAAAGGTCTGCGCCGCCAGATCGCCGGCGAGGTCGGATTCGTCATGCCGGCCGTGCGCATCCAGGACAACCTGCAGCTTCCGCCCAACGCCTACATCATCCGCGTCAAGGAGATCGAGGCGGGGCGCGGCGACATCCGTCCGAACATGCTGCTGGTCATGGACCCGCGCGGCGAGGCGATGAGCCTGCCCGGCGAGCAGACGGTGGAGCCGACCTTCGGCCTGCCGGCCATCTGGATCGAGCCGGGCTACCGCGAGGAGGCGCTGTTCAAGGGCTACACGGTGGTCGACCCGTCCACGGTCATCACCACGCATCTGACCGAACTCATCAAGGACAACATGCCCGAGCTGCTGTCCTTCACCGAGACCCAGAAGCTGCTGGACGAGCTGGACAAGGAGCACCAGAAGCTGATCGCCGACGTGGTGCCGGCGCAGATCACTGTGGGCGGATTGCAACGGGTGTTGCAGAACCTGCTTGCAGAACGGGTTTCGGTACGCGATCTTGCCACCATTCTGGAGGGCGTGTCCGAGGCGGCAAGCCAAACCCGCAGCATCACGCAGATCACCGAGCATGTGCGCACGCGCTTGGCGCGGCAGATCTGCGACGCGAACATCAACGAGATGGGAGTGATCCCGCTCGTCACCCTGTCCCCCGAGTGGGAGCAGGCGTTCGCGGAATCGCTGGTGGGTGACGGCGACGACCGGCAACTGACGATGGCGCCGAGCCGGCTTCAGCAATTCATCACTTCGGTCCGCCAAACCTTCGAGCGACACGCCATGATGGGCGAGACCCCCGTCCTGTTGACCAGCCCGCTGATCCGTCCCTTCGTCCGCTCGATCGTCGAGCGGTTCCGGCCGGCCACCGTGGTGATGTCGCAGAACGAGATCCACCCCAAGGCGCGGATCAAGACCCTGGGGCAGATCTGA
- the fliI gene encoding flagellar protein export ATPase FliI, which translates to MPADVARILQEIESVSGCSRFGRVTAVLGLLVEVGGIEKELSVGGRCIVESRDGRQVPCEVVGFRQGRALLMPFGSIDGVGLGCRALVSDSQPMVFPTEAWLGRVINALGEPVDGKGPLPKGTHGVPIRNNPPPAHSRARVGEKLDLGIRAINAFLTCCRGQRMGIFAGSGVGKSSVMSMLARFSGAEVAVIGLIGERGRELQEFITEDLGEEGLARSVVVCATSDEAPLMRRQAAYMTLAVAEAFRDAGCNVLCMMDSVTRFAMAQREIGLSAGEPPTTKGYPPTVFAELPRLLERAGPGLSGSGSITGLFTVLVEGDDHNEPIADAVRGILDGHIVLERQIGERGRYPAINILRSVSRTMPGCNSPMENELVNHARRLMSSYDNMAEMIRLGAYRKGTDPQVDEAIHFQPALEAFLKQGKREATDLDNSYAQLAAIFGIEQWPPQE; encoded by the coding sequence GTGCCCGCCGACGTCGCCCGCATCCTTCAGGAAATCGAGTCCGTCTCCGGCTGCAGCCGGTTCGGGCGGGTCACCGCCGTGCTCGGCCTGCTGGTCGAGGTCGGGGGGATCGAGAAGGAACTGTCGGTGGGCGGCCGCTGCATCGTCGAATCCCGCGACGGCCGGCAGGTCCCCTGCGAGGTGGTGGGCTTCCGCCAGGGCCGCGCGCTGCTGATGCCCTTCGGCTCCATCGACGGGGTCGGGCTGGGCTGCCGCGCGCTGGTGTCGGACAGCCAGCCCATGGTCTTCCCGACGGAGGCGTGGCTCGGCCGCGTCATCAACGCGCTGGGCGAGCCGGTGGACGGCAAGGGGCCGCTGCCCAAGGGGACGCATGGCGTTCCCATCCGCAACAACCCGCCACCCGCCCATTCCCGCGCCCGGGTGGGCGAGAAGCTGGACCTGGGCATCCGCGCCATCAACGCCTTCCTCACCTGCTGCCGCGGCCAGCGCATGGGCATCTTCGCCGGCTCCGGCGTCGGCAAGTCGTCGGTGATGTCGATGCTCGCCCGCTTTTCCGGCGCGGAGGTCGCGGTGATCGGGCTGATCGGCGAACGCGGGCGCGAGCTTCAGGAATTCATCACCGAGGATCTTGGGGAGGAGGGGCTGGCGCGCAGCGTCGTGGTCTGCGCCACCTCCGACGAGGCGCCGCTGATGCGCCGCCAGGCCGCCTACATGACGCTGGCCGTGGCGGAGGCCTTCCGCGACGCCGGCTGCAACGTGCTGTGCATGATGGACAGCGTGACCCGCTTCGCCATGGCCCAGCGCGAGATCGGCCTGTCCGCCGGCGAGCCGCCGACGACCAAGGGCTACCCCCCCACCGTCTTCGCCGAGCTGCCGCGCCTGCTGGAACGCGCCGGGCCGGGCCTCAGCGGGTCGGGCTCCATCACCGGCCTGTTCACCGTGCTGGTCGAGGGCGACGATCACAACGAACCCATCGCCGACGCCGTGCGCGGCATCCTGGACGGCCACATCGTCCTGGAGCGCCAGATCGGCGAGCGTGGGCGCTATCCGGCCATCAACATCCTGCGCAGCGTGTCGCGCACCATGCCCGGCTGCAACTCTCCCATGGAGAACGAGCTGGTGAACCACGCGCGGCGGCTGATGTCGTCCTACGACAACATGGCGGAGATGATCCGCCTCGGCGCCTACCGCAAGGGCACCGACCCGCAGGTGGACGAGGCCATCCATTTCCAGCCGGCCTTGGAGGCCTTCCTGAAGCAGGGCAAGCGCGAGGCGACCGACCTCGACAACAGCTACGCTCAGCTTGCCGCCATCTTCGGCATTGAACAGTGGCCGCCGCAAGAATGA
- a CDS encoding sensor domain-containing diguanylate cyclase, which translates to MERARDATRLLADRGAQQQAQIVQQAHSVLQLLTLVPDIREASPDRCATMLKQATDLYPWSTGFGVFNPDGNLLCSSNRSRPMNVGDRDYFREALTTHGFTVSNFLIGQNSKQPRVVAALPILGDDGKVIRVLLAGVDLNWLAELSVEIAHESGGTVSLFDSEGTILARVPDPQGIVGRSMTDHPMVRKIMEEEAGIIEDDGLDGIPRISGFSTLEETGAKIVVAVARDDILAAADRNLLLGTGVMAGVVLLIVGGVWVLMEVMVLRRLRDLKASAAFLSSDLFDPHAPCMPAPVHPSEFSQVAQAMRTMGRTLSAIAFEDRLTGLANRRFFEAHVERLRDQPAQDQTAIAILYIDLDGFKPINDQHGHHTGDLALKEIGDRLARCVRQGDFAARLGGDEFAVLLSLADGHQAHYAMDVARRIINSVSAPITADGLDVRIGCSIGVALWPADAADLSVALQHADRALYAAKRAGRARVVAYSDLPTSDLPTGNAMAT; encoded by the coding sequence ATCGAGCGGGCGCGCGATGCCACCCGCCTGCTCGCCGACCGGGGCGCGCAGCAGCAGGCGCAGATCGTTCAGCAGGCCCACAGCGTCCTCCAGCTTCTCACCCTGGTCCCCGACATCCGGGAGGCGAGCCCCGACCGTTGCGCAACGATGTTGAAACAGGCGACCGACCTTTATCCTTGGAGCACCGGCTTCGGGGTGTTCAACCCCGATGGCAATCTGTTGTGCAGTAGCAACAGGAGCCGGCCCATGAATGTGGGCGACCGTGACTATTTCCGCGAAGCTCTGACGACGCACGGCTTCACGGTCAGCAACTTCCTGATCGGGCAGAACAGCAAGCAACCCCGCGTGGTCGCGGCTCTGCCGATTCTCGGTGACGATGGTAAGGTCATCCGCGTCCTGTTGGCCGGGGTGGACTTGAACTGGCTTGCGGAACTGTCCGTCGAAATCGCCCATGAGTCCGGTGGAACCGTATCGCTGTTCGATTCCGAAGGAACGATCCTCGCGCGCGTGCCGGACCCGCAGGGGATTGTCGGGCGATCGATGACCGACCACCCGATGGTTCGAAAAATCATGGAGGAGGAGGCCGGGATCATCGAGGACGACGGTCTGGACGGCATTCCCCGGATCAGCGGCTTCTCGACCCTGGAGGAAACCGGCGCCAAGATCGTCGTCGCCGTCGCGCGCGACGACATCCTGGCCGCGGCCGACCGGAACCTGTTGCTGGGAACCGGCGTCATGGCCGGCGTGGTGCTGTTAATCGTCGGCGGGGTCTGGGTTCTGATGGAGGTGATGGTCCTGCGCCGCCTGCGGGATCTCAAGGCGTCGGCGGCGTTCCTGTCGTCGGACCTCTTCGATCCCCACGCCCCCTGCATGCCCGCCCCGGTCCACCCGTCCGAATTCAGCCAGGTCGCCCAGGCGATGCGGACGATGGGACGGACGCTGAGCGCCATCGCCTTCGAGGATCGCCTGACCGGGCTCGCCAACCGGCGCTTTTTCGAAGCCCATGTGGAGCGCCTTCGGGACCAGCCGGCGCAGGATCAGACCGCGATCGCCATCCTCTACATCGATCTCGACGGGTTCAAGCCGATCAACGACCAGCATGGGCACCATACCGGCGATCTGGCGTTGAAGGAGATCGGCGACCGGCTGGCCCGTTGCGTGCGCCAGGGGGATTTCGCCGCGCGCCTCGGCGGCGACGAATTCGCGGTGCTGCTCTCCCTGGCGGACGGCCATCAGGCGCACTACGCCATGGACGTGGCCAGACGGATCATCAACAGCGTCTCCGCTCCGATCACCGCCGACGGGCTCGACGTCCGGATCGGGTGCAGCATCGGTGTCGCGCTCTGGCCGGCGGACGCCGCGGACCTGTCCGTGGCGCTCCAGCACGCCGACCGGGCACTGTACGCCGCCAAACGCGCCGGCCGCGCGCGCGTGGTGGCCTATTCGGATCTTCCCACTTCGGATCTTCCCACCGGCAACGCCATGGCAACCTGA
- a CDS encoding sigma-54-dependent transcriptional regulator, translating to MRLLIVGTLEGYITAAGKIAMQRGAKVSHTDSIEGALNALRAAAGADLVMIDVKLDIATFIESLKAERITIPVVACGIGTDAAAAVKAIRAGAKEYIPLPPDAELIAAVLEAVAEESHAIVCQDPAMLATLRLADQVAPSDASVLITGESGTGKELMARYIHRKSRRSDAPFVAVNCAAIPENLLESELFGHEKGAFTGAVARRLGRFEEANGGTLLLDELSEMHPRLQAKLLRAIQEKEIDRIGSSQPVKVNVRLVATSNRNLENEVRAGNFREDLYFRLNVFSVAIPSLRERPADIPLIADHFLKKYAQANGLGEKRLSDDALLMLRAHHWRGNVRELENTMHRAVLLSKSETVGPDAIMLTSQMLAPEGSAQASIPTNSPVANPFAGPGGTVPQAPRGYGQPAPGYPTSYAPPPGHAAGAAAYGNAGASSYGNAGTAPGAPAVQGLVGRTVAEVERDLIIGTLSHCLGNRTHAANILGISIRTLRNKLKQYSEEGVPVPPPGSEERAAY from the coding sequence ATGCGTCTGCTGATCGTTGGAACGTTGGAAGGGTACATCACCGCCGCTGGCAAGATCGCCATGCAGCGCGGGGCGAAGGTGTCCCACACCGACAGCATCGAGGGCGCCCTGAACGCCCTGCGCGCGGCGGCGGGGGCCGACCTCGTGATGATCGACGTCAAACTCGACATCGCGACCTTCATCGAGAGCCTGAAGGCGGAACGGATCACCATTCCCGTGGTGGCCTGCGGCATCGGCACCGACGCGGCGGCGGCGGTCAAGGCGATCCGCGCCGGCGCCAAGGAATACATTCCCCTACCCCCCGACGCGGAGCTGATCGCCGCCGTGCTGGAAGCGGTGGCGGAGGAAAGCCACGCCATCGTTTGCCAGGACCCGGCCATGCTGGCGACCCTGCGGCTGGCGGACCAGGTGGCGCCCAGCGACGCCTCCGTCCTGATCACCGGCGAGAGCGGCACCGGCAAGGAGCTGATGGCCCGCTACATCCACCGCAAGAGCCGGCGCTCCGACGCGCCCTTCGTCGCGGTGAACTGCGCGGCCATCCCGGAGAACCTTCTGGAATCGGAGCTGTTCGGCCATGAGAAGGGCGCCTTCACCGGCGCCGTCGCCCGCCGGCTCGGCCGCTTCGAGGAGGCCAACGGCGGCACCCTGCTGCTCGACGAACTGTCGGAGATGCACCCGCGGCTGCAGGCCAAGCTGCTGCGCGCCATCCAGGAGAAGGAGATCGACCGCATCGGCTCGTCGCAGCCGGTCAAGGTCAACGTCCGTCTTGTCGCCACCTCCAACCGCAACCTGGAGAACGAGGTCCGCGCCGGCAACTTCCGCGAGGATCTCTATTTCCGGCTGAACGTCTTCAGCGTCGCCATCCCGTCCCTGCGCGAACGGCCGGCCGACATCCCGCTGATCGCCGACCATTTCCTGAAGAAATACGCGCAGGCCAACGGTCTGGGCGAGAAGCGGCTGTCGGACGACGCGCTGCTGATGCTGCGCGCCCACCACTGGCGCGGCAACGTGCGCGAGCTGGAAAACACTATGCACCGCGCCGTCCTGCTCTCCAAGTCGGAGACGGTCGGGCCGGACGCGATCATGCTCACCAGCCAGATGCTCGCTCCGGAAGGGTCGGCGCAGGCGTCGATCCCGACCAACTCGCCAGTCGCCAACCCCTTTGCCGGGCCGGGCGGCACGGTGCCCCAGGCGCCGCGCGGCTATGGGCAGCCGGCTCCCGGCTATCCCACCTCCTACGCGCCGCCTCCGGGCCACGCCGCGGGGGCCGCGGCCTACGGCAACGCCGGAGCCTCGTCCTACGGCAACGCCGGAACAGCGCCTGGTGCGCCCGCCGTCCAGGGCCTCGTCGGCCGCACCGTGGCGGAGGTCGAGCGCGACCTGATCATCGGCACGCTGTCGCACTGCCTGGGCAACCGCACCCACGCGGCGAACATCCTGGGCATCTCCATCCGCACCCTGCGCAACAAGCTGAAGCAGTACAGCGAGGAGGGCGTGCCGGTGCCGCCGCCGGGCAGCGAGGAACGGGCGGCCTACTGA
- a CDS encoding MinD/ParA family protein: MTDPVFPAALKNVHPLRGANVIAVASGKGGVGKTWFSITLAHALTKMGKNSLLFDGDLGLANVDIQLGFQPKNDLGAVINGDVTLGRAAQRYTEGGFDIIAGRSGSGTLAQLPSQRLSGLRNDLMELARRYDCVIMDMGAGVDRTVRTLSGPAGTTLVVTTDEPTSLTDAYAFIKLTHATNPTADLRVVVNMAQSVKDGERTYGTILKACQNFLKYKPALAGIIRRDLKVRDAIRNQSPLLTRSPSSDAARDVLAIAQRLLNGQ, encoded by the coding sequence ATGACCGATCCGGTGTTTCCGGCCGCCCTCAAGAACGTTCACCCGCTGCGCGGTGCCAACGTCATCGCCGTGGCCAGTGGAAAGGGCGGCGTCGGCAAGACGTGGTTCTCGATCACGCTCGCCCACGCGCTGACCAAGATGGGCAAGAACTCGCTGCTGTTCGACGGCGACCTCGGCCTCGCCAACGTCGACATCCAGCTCGGCTTCCAGCCCAAGAACGATCTCGGCGCGGTGATCAACGGCGACGTGACGCTGGGCCGCGCGGCGCAGCGCTACACCGAGGGCGGCTTCGACATCATCGCCGGCCGCTCCGGCTCGGGGACGCTCGCCCAGCTGCCGAGCCAGCGCCTGTCCGGCCTGCGCAACGACCTGATGGAGCTGGCCCGGCGCTACGACTGCGTCATCATGGACATGGGCGCCGGCGTCGACCGCACGGTGCGCACCCTGTCCGGCCCGGCCGGGACGACGCTGGTGGTGACGACGGACGAGCCGACCTCGCTGACCGACGCCTACGCCTTCATCAAGCTGACCCACGCCACCAACCCCACCGCCGACCTGCGCGTCGTGGTGAACATGGCGCAGAGCGTGAAGGACGGCGAGCGCACCTACGGCACCATCCTGAAGGCCTGCCAGAACTTCCTGAAATACAAGCCCGCGCTGGCCGGCATCATCCGCCGCGACCTGAAGGTGCGCGACGCCATCCGCAACCAGTCGCCGCTGCTGACCCGCTCCCCCAGCTCCGACGCTGCGCGGGACGTGCTGGCCATCGCCCAGCGGCTTCTGAACGGCCAGTAA
- the gcvA gene encoding transcriptional regulator GcvA: MQIPPLNGLRAFEAAARHLSFTRAAEELNVTQSAISHQIRTLEDRLGIRLFRRLNQALVLTDAGQLLLPSVRDAFARLATGLERVMEHERSGVLTMSVSPSFASRWLMSRIGRFRARHPEIHLRISVSQHEIDFEREADIDIGLRHGLGVWEGLRADRFLDDAVFPVCSPALLQGSTPLRQPADLRHHVLVEETGHSYWATWLAMAGLGDLKPSSEMVFDEIGIAIEAAENGQGIAMARGTLVLEELASGRLTRLFDLALPGDFGYYLVCPEVTADRPKITAFRRWIMEEGAADRLTVTPP, encoded by the coding sequence ATGCAGATCCCTCCCCTCAACGGCTTGCGCGCCTTCGAAGCGGCGGCGCGCCATCTCAGCTTCACCCGCGCGGCGGAGGAGCTGAACGTCACCCAGAGCGCGATCAGCCACCAGATCCGCACGCTTGAGGATCGGCTGGGCATCCGGCTGTTCCGCCGGCTGAATCAGGCGCTCGTCCTGACCGACGCCGGCCAGCTCCTGCTGCCCAGCGTGCGCGACGCCTTCGCGCGACTGGCCACCGGCCTTGAGCGGGTGATGGAGCATGAGCGCTCCGGCGTGCTGACGATGAGCGTCTCGCCCTCCTTCGCCAGCCGCTGGCTGATGAGCCGCATCGGCCGCTTCCGCGCCCGCCACCCGGAAATCCATCTGCGCATCAGCGTCAGCCAGCACGAGATCGATTTCGAGCGCGAAGCCGACATCGACATCGGGCTTCGCCACGGCCTCGGGGTGTGGGAGGGCTTGCGGGCCGACCGCTTCCTCGATGACGCGGTGTTCCCGGTGTGCAGCCCGGCCCTGCTTCAGGGATCGACGCCGCTGCGGCAGCCGGCCGACCTGCGCCATCATGTTCTGGTCGAGGAGACCGGCCACAGCTATTGGGCGACGTGGCTGGCCATGGCCGGGCTCGGCGACCTGAAGCCAAGCTCCGAGATGGTCTTCGACGAGATCGGCATCGCCATCGAGGCCGCCGAGAACGGCCAGGGCATCGCGATGGCGCGCGGCACCCTGGTGTTGGAGGAGCTGGCGAGCGGGCGGCTGACCCGGTTGTTCGACCTCGCCCTGCCGGGAGACTTCGGTTACTACCTCGTCTGCCCGGAGGTCACCGCCGACCGGCCCAAGATCACCGCTTTCCGCCGCTGGATCATGGAGGAAGGCGCCGCCGACCGCCTCACCGTCACACCGCCCTGA